The following proteins come from a genomic window of Gadus morhua chromosome 11, gadMor3.0, whole genome shotgun sequence:
- the csad gene encoding acidic amino acid decarboxylase GADL1 isoform X1, which yields MDRCMTGLKEKTNMPASTEGNGWSHVETVQLNGSKEDLPETDSFVQQAMTLIMDEVVRKAGHVSGKVCEWRSPEDLTKLLDLELGEAGQAPAQTLQHCRDAIHYSVKTNHPHFFNQLYVGLDHYAMVGSFVTDATQPSLYTYEMAPVHCLIEKVVLEKMMEMIGWVEGGDGIFNPGGSMSNMYAMNLARFQRFPEVKEQGLSACPRLVLFTSEECHYSVAKAAAFLGIGTKNVYVVPADQSGKMIPKELEKQIRTAISEGAVPFMVSATAGTTVLGSFDPIEELADVCEEHNLWLHVDACWGGAALLSNKHKHLLKGVQRAHSVAWNPHKMLMAGQQCSAFLVRDKTGLLQRCHSACASYLFQKDKFYDISCDTGDKSIQCGRKADAFRFWLMWKALGTRELERRVDHALEMARYLTEGIKKRDGFRLLMEPEYTNVCFWYIPPSMRKIPDSPEFWQKVEAVAPKIKERMMKTGSMMVGYQSHGINANFFRMIIISPWVSTKDMDFVLDEIHRLGADL from the exons ATGGACAGATGCATGACTG GTCTAAAAGAGAAGACAAATATGCCAGCAAGCACTGAGGGTAATGGCTGGAGCCACGTGGAGACGGTTCAATTGAATGGTTCAAAAGAAGATCTTCCTGAAACAGACAGCTTTGTCCAGCAAGCCATGACCCTCATCATGGATGAAGTGGTGAGGAAGGCCGGCCATGTCAGTGGAAAG GTGTGTGAGTGGCGTTCCCCGGAGGACCTGACGAAGCTGTTAGACCTGGAGCTGGGTGAGGCGGGCCAGGCGCCGGCCCAGACCCTGCAACACTGTCGGGACGCCATCCACTACAGCGTCAAGACCA accatCCTCATTTCTTTAACCAGCTGTATGTGGGGCTGGACCACTATGCCATGGTGGGATCCTTTGTCACCGACGCAACCCAACCCAGTCT GTACACCTATGAGATGGCACCAGTCCATTGTTTGATAGAGAAGGTTGTGCTGGAAAAGATGATGGAGATGATAGGCTGGGTAGAGGGAGGCGATGGCATCTTCAACCCAG GTGGATCCATGTCCAATATGTACGCCATGAACCTTGCCAGGTTCCAACGCTTCCCCGAGGTCAAAGAGCAGGGCCTCTCGGCCTGTCCACGCCTCGTTCTGTTTACATCCGAGGAA TGTCATTATTCGGTTGCCAAGGCAGCAGCCTTCCTTGGAATCGGCACGAAGAACGTTTATGTGGTGCCAGCTGACCAAAG CGGGAAAATGATTCCAaaggagctggagaagcagATCCGTACGGCCATAAGTGAG GGAGCGGTACCCTTCATGGTCAGTGCGACAGCTGGAACAACGGTATTGGGATCCTTCGACCCAATAGAGGAGCTAGCAGACGTCTGTGAAGAGCACAACCTGTGGCTGCATGTGGAT GCCTGCTGGGGAGGGGCGGCCCTGCTgtccaacaaacacaaacacctgctGAAGGGCGTCCAAAG GGCTCACTCTGTGGCGTGGAACCCCCACAAGATGCTGATGGCGGGCCAGCAGTGCAGTGCCTTCCTGGTCCGGGATAAAACG GGCCTTCTGCAACGCTGCCACTCTGCCTGCGCCTCCTATCTCTTCCAGAAGGACAAGTTCTACGACATCAGCTGTGACACCGGTGACAAGAGCATCCAGTGCGGCCGCAAAGCAGACGCGTTCCGCTTCTGGCTGATGTGGAAGGCCCTGGGGACCAGAGAGCTGGAGCGCAGGGTGGACCATGCCCTGGAGATGGCCAG ATATCTCACTGAGGGTATCAAAAAGAGGGATGGCTTTCGTCTCTTGATGGAG CCAGAATATACAAATGTTTGCTTTTGGTATATCCCACCAAGTATGAGGAAAATTCCAGATAGCCCTGAGTTCTGGCAAAAGGTTGAAGCT GTGGCGCCAAAGATCAAGGAGCGCATGATGAAGACGGGCAGCATGATGGTGGGCTACCAGTCCCATGGAATCAATGCCAACTTCTTCAGGATGATCATCATCAGCCCCTGGGTCAGCACCAAGGACATGGACTTTGTCCTTGATGAAATTCATCGCCTGGGGGCGGACCTGTAA
- the csad gene encoding acidic amino acid decarboxylase GADL1 isoform X3: protein MPASTEGNGWSHVETVQLNGSKEDLPETDSFVQQAMTLIMDEVVRKAGHVSGKVCEWRSPEDLTKLLDLELGEAGQAPAQTLQHCRDAIHYSVKTNHPHFFNQLYVGLDHYAMVGSFVTDATQPSLYTYEMAPVHCLIEKVVLEKMMEMIGWVEGGDGIFNPGGSMSNMYAMNLARFQRFPEVKEQGLSACPRLVLFTSEECHYSVAKAAAFLGIGTKNVYVVPADQSGKMIPKELEKQIRTAISEGAVPFMVSATAGTTVLGSFDPIEELADVCEEHNLWLHVDACWGGAALLSNKHKHLLKGVQRAHSVAWNPHKMLMAGQQCSAFLVRDKTGLLQRCHSACASYLFQKDKFYDISCDTGDKSIQCGRKADAFRFWLMWKALGTRELERRVDHALEMARYLTEGIKKRDGFRLLMEPEYTNVCFWYIPPSMRKIPDSPEFWQKVEAVAPKIKERMMKTGSMMVGYQSHGINANFFRMIIISPWVSTKDMDFVLDEIHRLGADL from the exons ATGCCAGCAAGCACTGAGGGTAATGGCTGGAGCCACGTGGAGACGGTTCAATTGAATGGTTCAAAAGAAGATCTTCCTGAAACAGACAGCTTTGTCCAGCAAGCCATGACCCTCATCATGGATGAAGTGGTGAGGAAGGCCGGCCATGTCAGTGGAAAG GTGTGTGAGTGGCGTTCCCCGGAGGACCTGACGAAGCTGTTAGACCTGGAGCTGGGTGAGGCGGGCCAGGCGCCGGCCCAGACCCTGCAACACTGTCGGGACGCCATCCACTACAGCGTCAAGACCA accatCCTCATTTCTTTAACCAGCTGTATGTGGGGCTGGACCACTATGCCATGGTGGGATCCTTTGTCACCGACGCAACCCAACCCAGTCT GTACACCTATGAGATGGCACCAGTCCATTGTTTGATAGAGAAGGTTGTGCTGGAAAAGATGATGGAGATGATAGGCTGGGTAGAGGGAGGCGATGGCATCTTCAACCCAG GTGGATCCATGTCCAATATGTACGCCATGAACCTTGCCAGGTTCCAACGCTTCCCCGAGGTCAAAGAGCAGGGCCTCTCGGCCTGTCCACGCCTCGTTCTGTTTACATCCGAGGAA TGTCATTATTCGGTTGCCAAGGCAGCAGCCTTCCTTGGAATCGGCACGAAGAACGTTTATGTGGTGCCAGCTGACCAAAG CGGGAAAATGATTCCAaaggagctggagaagcagATCCGTACGGCCATAAGTGAG GGAGCGGTACCCTTCATGGTCAGTGCGACAGCTGGAACAACGGTATTGGGATCCTTCGACCCAATAGAGGAGCTAGCAGACGTCTGTGAAGAGCACAACCTGTGGCTGCATGTGGAT GCCTGCTGGGGAGGGGCGGCCCTGCTgtccaacaaacacaaacacctgctGAAGGGCGTCCAAAG GGCTCACTCTGTGGCGTGGAACCCCCACAAGATGCTGATGGCGGGCCAGCAGTGCAGTGCCTTCCTGGTCCGGGATAAAACG GGCCTTCTGCAACGCTGCCACTCTGCCTGCGCCTCCTATCTCTTCCAGAAGGACAAGTTCTACGACATCAGCTGTGACACCGGTGACAAGAGCATCCAGTGCGGCCGCAAAGCAGACGCGTTCCGCTTCTGGCTGATGTGGAAGGCCCTGGGGACCAGAGAGCTGGAGCGCAGGGTGGACCATGCCCTGGAGATGGCCAG ATATCTCACTGAGGGTATCAAAAAGAGGGATGGCTTTCGTCTCTTGATGGAG CCAGAATATACAAATGTTTGCTTTTGGTATATCCCACCAAGTATGAGGAAAATTCCAGATAGCCCTGAGTTCTGGCAAAAGGTTGAAGCT GTGGCGCCAAAGATCAAGGAGCGCATGATGAAGACGGGCAGCATGATGGTGGGCTACCAGTCCCATGGAATCAATGCCAACTTCTTCAGGATGATCATCATCAGCCCCTGGGTCAGCACCAAGGACATGGACTTTGTCCTTGATGAAATTCATCGCCTGGGGGCGGACCTGTAA
- the csad gene encoding acidic amino acid decarboxylase GADL1 isoform X2, giving the protein MDRCMTGLKEKTNMPASTEGNGWSHVETVQLNGSKEDLPETDSFVQQAMTLIMDEVVRKAGHVSGKVCEWRSPEDLTKLLDLELGEAGQAPAQTLQHCRDAIHYSVKTNHPHFFNQLYVGLDHYAMVGSFVTDATQPSLYTYEMAPVHCLIEKVVLEKMMEMIGWVEGGDGIFNPGGSMSNMYAMNLARFQRFPEVKEQGLSACPRLVLFTSEECHYSVAKAAAFLGIGTKNVYVVPADQSGKMIPKELEKQIRTAISEGAVPFMVSATAGTTVLGSFDPIEELADVCEEHNLWLHVDACWGGAALLSNKHKHLLKGVQRAHSVAWNPHKMLMAGQQCSAFLVRDKTGLLQRCHSACASYLFQKDKFYDISCDTGDKSIQCGRKADAFRFWLMWKALGTRELERRVDHALEMARYLTEGIKKRDGFRLLMEPEYTNVCFWYIPPSMRKIPDSPEFWQKVEAVAPKIKERMMKTGSMMVGYQSHGINANFFRMIIISPWVSTKDMDFVLDEIHRLGADL; this is encoded by the exons GTCTAAAAGAGAAGACAAATATGCCAGCAAGCACTGAGGGTAATGGCTGGAGCCACGTGGAGACGGTTCAATTGAATGGTTCAAAAGAAGATCTTCCTGAAACAGACAGCTTTGTCCAGCAAGCCATGACCCTCATCATGGATGAAGTGGTGAGGAAGGCCGGCCATGTCAGTGGAAAG GTGTGTGAGTGGCGTTCCCCGGAGGACCTGACGAAGCTGTTAGACCTGGAGCTGGGTGAGGCGGGCCAGGCGCCGGCCCAGACCCTGCAACACTGTCGGGACGCCATCCACTACAGCGTCAAGACCA accatCCTCATTTCTTTAACCAGCTGTATGTGGGGCTGGACCACTATGCCATGGTGGGATCCTTTGTCACCGACGCAACCCAACCCAGTCT GTACACCTATGAGATGGCACCAGTCCATTGTTTGATAGAGAAGGTTGTGCTGGAAAAGATGATGGAGATGATAGGCTGGGTAGAGGGAGGCGATGGCATCTTCAACCCAG GTGGATCCATGTCCAATATGTACGCCATGAACCTTGCCAGGTTCCAACGCTTCCCCGAGGTCAAAGAGCAGGGCCTCTCGGCCTGTCCACGCCTCGTTCTGTTTACATCCGAGGAA TGTCATTATTCGGTTGCCAAGGCAGCAGCCTTCCTTGGAATCGGCACGAAGAACGTTTATGTGGTGCCAGCTGACCAAAG CGGGAAAATGATTCCAaaggagctggagaagcagATCCGTACGGCCATAAGTGAG GGAGCGGTACCCTTCATGGTCAGTGCGACAGCTGGAACAACGGTATTGGGATCCTTCGACCCAATAGAGGAGCTAGCAGACGTCTGTGAAGAGCACAACCTGTGGCTGCATGTGGAT GCCTGCTGGGGAGGGGCGGCCCTGCTgtccaacaaacacaaacacctgctGAAGGGCGTCCAAAG GGCTCACTCTGTGGCGTGGAACCCCCACAAGATGCTGATGGCGGGCCAGCAGTGCAGTGCCTTCCTGGTCCGGGATAAAACG GGCCTTCTGCAACGCTGCCACTCTGCCTGCGCCTCCTATCTCTTCCAGAAGGACAAGTTCTACGACATCAGCTGTGACACCGGTGACAAGAGCATCCAGTGCGGCCGCAAAGCAGACGCGTTCCGCTTCTGGCTGATGTGGAAGGCCCTGGGGACCAGAGAGCTGGAGCGCAGGGTGGACCATGCCCTGGAGATGGCCAG ATATCTCACTGAGGGTATCAAAAAGAGGGATGGCTTTCGTCTCTTGATGGAG CCAGAATATACAAATGTTTGCTTTTGGTATATCCCACCAAGTATGAGGAAAATTCCAGATAGCCCTGAGTTCTGGCAAAAGGTTGAAGCT GTGGCGCCAAAGATCAAGGAGCGCATGATGAAGACGGGCAGCATGATGGTGGGCTACCAGTCCCATGGAATCAATGCCAACTTCTTCAGGATGATCATCATCAGCCCCTGGGTCAGCACCAAGGACATGGACTTTGTCCTTGATGAAATTCATCGCCTGGGGGCGGACCTGTAA